Proteins from one Plasmodium cynomolgi strain B DNA, chromosome 10, whole genome shotgun sequence genomic window:
- a CDS encoding hypothetical protein (putative), with protein sequence MVFYISSKGNQINDYVITRSVSSKRDYIDGFKKDNPKYRSSEGNGFDIGNGFEVGNRIEVGNRIEVGNGFEVESRVQVGNRVEAGSGVDLGSDTHPGSGVPTDKGPSPQGNIIDAGKSHRDIERNLFNLKNGIKNSVDFGLFIKLKDINSLSNDNIHEINELLKKEKQKDRVKERERRPSTESKDSNYKKKQEYQEADSEKEEAGQEQHKTKQFGASQEFLLQYHHELQQQQQKQKQKKQIRQQRHQRQQTGEDDQEESIYVRKYNKRREKKIEPYTEWTGSRAESNALCDNSAIRESSGAHDGRSVFEDSNPRDSSDQREIGNPRDSSVQRESGNPRESSNQRGSGNPRESSNPRENIGLRDSSCMRNIDYSLWNRIGERSLNQALIHRGVTTEKEKRKYNKMNNNTDVIVNTGSNNTCGVRSGGNIRGAGSMRGSSVRGSGMRGSGMRGSGVRGSSIRSSSIRSNSVRSTSVRSNNGRTGAIKNGNNPNHKGNNNEYYSTYNYRYPYEDGRPREMLIREENTSMKKQYSNVINEFDHIEIVNNISDDEKNEQIEEQIKELEELDILERRRDGRLNEGCLPTVKKDEEKLKKIERGDGATSVTVTQTGGLGGGGIDRTRLTNHESDCYDQYAQRNLLKHVHANHHDVNRDPSNDRSEVITELSRAQLCQAKSENAIREEPKRFIDSNAFKMTYVCNNGSGNNDAGNNGHISNDPITSNTYNDAANDAINDVTNDAINDVTNDAINDMANDAVNDAANDAANDMTNVKGGRLLRNLHKNNLLVDHREGVNRVSKKYAAEMGGANNVVVHRKRRRKNLDDSSRYVENEGINGMIAGGTDGHVFTNVKSDSTHVGVMTPSPNDTACAEAKHISNDFGMSRNDCNGGVKQNGGINQDQGSTNSFDVNRFERINDHSSGGGRAVYMARNSFTGVSNFIGGGSPSMPNGNSKPEEGNSKNYENYNAHSNNEYETYNDNGTEQNNHNRVEQDGMVGINMDQADDRRNGLNNSSLQSNIYVKTSEAPSFGHPRGGIKMKGHRHKKKGRALHRLHANMNIIKGINKNSESKFGHSTNGTMPHSQNLDKKNFFTNENNMDHLVNDRVRSSPGSHFHGHSNAKEDYADSNDNDYMNNENTSHNYGARFNEDFSDAENDGEQKKRKKRVTEEGSKESSKINVGNNYQVPKLPNFFLCRSELMYRNYEAVEETNNDQVCLTCSGLPCHCRVGEATLVYSPLMLERVREKCMKNRGYHKCVKNEIELSAYVQECAKSWKSNIDEWVPFSPEYAYKLLHYANYDPHKAISIMKSSEFSFRKIMDPPTRKYQNKWKPKDKREHISKNPFPSPLTIRTYLSKRHHISGYHLR encoded by the exons ATggtattttatatttcctcAAAGGGTAACCAAATAAATGACTACGTTATAACTAGATCAGTAAGTTCCAAGAGAGATTACATCGACGGGTTCAAAAAGGACAATCCGAAGTATAGAAGTAGCGAAGGCAACGGTTTCGACATCGGTAACGGTTTCGAAGTTGGTAACAGAATCGAAGTTGGTAACAGAATCGAAGTTGGCAACGGTTTCGAAGTTGAAAGCAGAGTCCAAGTTGGTAACAGAGTCGAAGCTGGTAGCGGAGTCGACCTTGGGAGTGACACCCATCCTGGTAGCGGCGTCCCCACTGACAAAggcccctccccccaggGAAACATCATCGACGCGGGGAAAAGCCACAGAGATATCGAGCGAAACCTTTTTAATCTTAAAAATGGTATAAAAAACTCGGTTGACTTTGgcttgttcataaaattaaaagacatTAATAGCTTGTCAAACGACAACATACACGAAATTAATGAGCTGttaaagaaggagaaacagaAGGATAGAGtgaaagagagagaaaggCGACCCAGTACTGAGTCCAAAGATTCgaattacaaaaagaagcagGAATATCAAGAGGCAGATAGCGAGAAGGAAGAGGCAGGACAGGAACaacacaaaacaaaacaatttGGTGCATCACAGGAGTTCCTACTGCAATATCATCACGAACTccaacaacagcagcagaaacagaagcagaagaaacaGATACGACAGCAACGACATCAGCGGCAGCAGACAGGGGAAGACGATCAGGAGGAATCCATTTACGTGAGGAAGTACAAcaaaaggagggagaaaaaaatcgaaccCTACACTGAGTGGACCGGCTCACGCGCGGAGAGTAACGCTCTATGTGATAATAGCGCCATACGAGAGAGCAGTGGCGCGCACGACGGCAGAAGCGTATTTGAGGATAGCAACCCGCGTGATAGTAGCGACCAACGTGAGATCGGCAACCCACGTGATAGTAGCGTCCAACGTGAGAGCGGCAACCCACGTGAGAGCAGCAACCAACGTGGGAGCGGCAACCCACGTGAAAGCAGCAACCCACGTGAGAACATCGGGCTGCGGGATAGCTCCTGCATGCGGAACATCGACTACAGCCTTTGGAACAGAATAGGAGAGCGCAGCCTAAATCAAGCACTGATACATAGAGGAGTCACAactgagaaggaaaagagaaaatacaacaaaatgaataacaaCACGGACGTTATTGTCAATACTGGAAGTAACAACACGTGTGGAGTTCGAAGTGGAGGAAACATCAGGGGGGCTGGGAGCATGCGAGGCAGCAGTGTGAGAGGCAGTGGCATGAGGGGAAGCGGTATGAGAGGAAGTGGAGTGAGAGGTAGCAGCATTAGAAGTAGTAGCATCAGAAGCAACAGTGTCAGGAGTACCAGCGTCAGAAGCAACAATGGCAGGACTGGTGCAATCAAAAACGGTAATAATCCAAACCACAAAGGTAACAACAATGAGTACTACTCTACTTACAACTACAGATACCCTTATGAAGATGGCAGACCGAGGGAAATGCTAATTCGAGAAGAAAATACCAGCATGAAAAAACAATACAGCAATGTCATTAACGAGTTTGATCACATCGAAATTGTGAATAACATATCCGATGATgagaaaaacgaacaaatagAAGAACAGATAAAGGAATTGGAGGAACTGGACATTTTAGAAAGGCGACGGGATGGAAGGTTAAATGAGGGCTGCTTACCAACGGTGAAGAAGGATGAGGagaaacttaaaaaaatcgaaagagGAGATGGAGCCACATCAGTAACAGTGACCCAAACAGGAGGAttaggaggaggaggaatcGATAGAACACGCTTAACTAATCATGAGAGCGATTGCTACGATCAGTATGCGCAACGTAACCTCCTCAAACATGTGCATGCCAATCACCATGACGTGAATCGAGACCCCAGCAATGACCGAAGCGAAGTAATAACCGAATTAAGCAGAGCGCAGTTGTGCCAAGCCAAGTCGGAAAATGCCATTAGAGAGGAACCCAAACGATTTATCGACTCCAATGCATTCAAAATGACGTACGTCTGTAATAACGGCAGCGGTAATAATGATGCAGGTAATAATGGACATATCAGTAACGATCCCATTACTAGCAACACTTACAACGATGCGGCTAATGATGCGATCAACGATGTGACCAATGATGCGATCAACGATGTGACCAATGATGCGATCAACGATATGGCCAACGATGCGGTCAACGATGCGGCTAACGATGCGGCCAACGATATGACCAACGTTAAGGGAGGAAGGCTGCTAAGAAATCTGCACAAGAACAACCTTCTCGTTGATCACAGAGAAGGGGTTAATAGGGTGTCCAAGAAATACGCCGCCGAAATGGGTGGGGCAAATAATGTGGTAGTACATCgaaagaggaggagaaaaaatttagatGACAGCAGCAGGTATGTAGAAAATGAAGGCATCAACGGAATGATCGCTGGGGGTACAGACGGACATGTTTTTACCAATGTTAAATCTGATAGCACTCACGTTGGAGTGATGACCCCCTCCCCTAATGACACTGCATGTGCTGAGGCGAAGCATATCAGTAATGATTTTGGCATGTCTCGTAATGACTGCAACGGAGGGGTTAAGCAGAATGGAGGTATCAACCAGGATCAAGGCTCTACAAATAGTTTCGATGTTAACAGGTTTGAGAGAATTAATGATCATAGCAGCGGTGGGGGACGTGCTGTCTACATGGCGAGGAATAGCTTCACCGGTGTAAGTAACTTCATTGGGGGAGGTTCCCCTTCCATGCCGAATGGAAACAGTAAACCGGAGGAGGGAAATTCAAAAAACTACGAAAATTACAATGCACATAGTAACAACGAGTATGAAACATACAACGATAATGGtactgaacaaaataatcacaACAGAGTAGAACAGGATGGAATGGTGGGTATCAACATGGACCAGGCAGATGACAGGAGAAATGGCCTGAACAACTCCTCCCTACAATCaaacatatatgtaaaaacaaGTGAAGCACCCTCATTTGGACATCCAAGAGGAGGCATTAAAATGAAGGGTCATCGtcataagaaaaaaggaagagctTTACATAGACTGCATGCAAATATGAATATcataaaaggaataaataaaaatagcgAATCAAAGTTTGGTCATTCAACAAATGGAACTATGCCGCATTCGCAAAACCtggacaagaaaaattttttcacgaaTGAGAATAATATGGATCATTTAGTGAATGACAGAGTAAGGAGCTCACCGGGGTCACACTTCCATGGGCACAGTAATGCGAAGGAGGACTATGCTGACAGTAATGACAATGACTACATGAATAACGAGAACACCTCGCATAATTACGGGGCTCGGTTCAATGAGGATTTTTCCGACGCGGAGAACGACGGTG agcagaagaagcggaaaaagcGAGTCACCGAGGAAGGCTCCAAGGAGAGCAGCAAAATCAACGTAGGGAACAACTACCAAGTGCCCAAGCTGCCGAACTTCTTTCTCTGCCGCTCGGAACTAATGTACAGAAACTACGAAGCGgtggaagaaacaaataacGATCAAGTTTGCCTGACATGTTCAGGCCTCCCTTGCCATTGCCGAGTAGGAGAAGCGACGTTAGTATATTCCCCATTAATGTTAGAAAGGGTACGAGAAAAATGCATGAAAAACAGAGGCTACCACAAATgcgtaaaaaacgaaatcgAACTATCTGCATATGTTCAAGAGTGTGCAAAAAGCTGGAAATCAAATATAGACGAATGGGTCCCTTTTTCACCTGAgtatgcatataaattattgCATTATGCCAATTACGATCCGCATAAAGCTATTAGCATTATGAAGTCCTCGGAGTTTTCCTTTCGCAAAATTATGGACCCTCCCACGAGGAAATATCAGAACAAATGGAAGCCAAAGGATAAGCGGGAGCATATTTCCAAGAACCCCTTCCCGTCTCCTCTAACAATACGGACGTACCTCTCCAAGAGGCACCACATCAGTGGCTACCACCTTAGATGA